A single window of Desulfovibrio sp. G11 DNA harbors:
- a CDS encoding M16 family metallopeptidase: MRRFFSFAALALLLALACPAIAASDKPAQGDDSGVLTRLPNGLTVYIVKDVRFPLVATRLYVRTGSVNEKPDQAGISHLLEHMVFKGTEHRPKGQVAQDVEALGGYLNAATSFDKTWYMTDMPAAHWRTGMDVVKEMAFQPSLDPKELESEKEVVISELEGDQDSPMSRLFESLQTSALQNTVYGRPIIGFKDTIRAVTAEDLRAYVRHWYQPQNMLLLVAGDIDPQAVLAYSQKLFGGLTNNGDLAEPQPVNLADASGGPRVEVIYGPWSKVYMGMAFPVPGLRDLRSVDLDVLCYLLGGDGTSELYRKFKYEKQMVDSIGMGNMSLSRAGLVYLSAQLDVDKVEPFWRELTRDMAALKAGQFRPEAIERARFNLEDNMDRAGETLNGLASWLGTVQFELGGKQAEMNLRFAQRNVDVPQLAQALELWLNPRQARVRVLAPEGAKLPDLEAILQQNWPGPESDQVRKARASKAGEREVVQLGAGRTLILQPDATVPYVAVDMMLPGGNALLKPDCQGLAGLTARALTSGIGTLDAQGVERFFSDRAAAIDASAGLQSFTVSITGPARFNADYFAILGEALRSPRFEEKEIRREADNMKAAIRQRSDRPSSYLFSKLNGFLFPGGQPYGYDGLGNAENLDRFGGKDVRAFWQEQMGQPWVLSIAGDFDREAVLALARSLPVPRTDIPAPGAPAWGHDKKLDLHLPGRNQAHVLQVFKAVPPTHEDAPALMLLQAVLSGQSGLLFSQLRDVEGLGYTVTAFYRSMPEAGMMAFYIGTTPDKVEQARKGFGKIIADIKTKPLSAAQLEAGANRLLGAYFRERQSLGARAADAAGDALLRRPYDFDRQLIEKAATLTPAQVQAVARKYLEQENAYELVLLP, from the coding sequence ATGCGGCGTTTCTTTTCATTTGCGGCTCTGGCATTACTGCTTGCTCTGGCCTGCCCGGCAATTGCGGCCAGTGATAAACCAGCCCAGGGGGATGACAGCGGGGTGCTTACGCGTCTGCCCAACGGGCTTACCGTCTATATTGTGAAGGATGTACGTTTTCCCCTTGTAGCCACGCGCCTGTATGTACGCACAGGCTCTGTCAATGAAAAACCTGATCAGGCGGGTATCAGTCACCTGCTTGAGCATATGGTGTTCAAGGGTACGGAGCACAGGCCAAAGGGCCAGGTGGCTCAGGATGTGGAGGCGCTGGGCGGCTACCTCAATGCTGCCACCAGCTTTGACAAGACATGGTACATGACCGATATGCCCGCCGCGCATTGGCGCACCGGCATGGATGTGGTCAAGGAAATGGCTTTCCAGCCTTCGCTGGATCCAAAAGAGCTGGAATCTGAAAAGGAAGTGGTCATTTCCGAGCTTGAAGGCGATCAGGACTCGCCCATGAGCAGGCTTTTTGAAAGCCTGCAGACTTCTGCCTTGCAAAACACGGTTTACGGGCGGCCCATCATCGGCTTTAAAGACACCATCCGGGCAGTCACGGCCGAGGATCTGCGTGCGTATGTGCGGCACTGGTATCAACCGCAAAACATGCTGCTGCTGGTAGCCGGCGATATTGATCCGCAGGCGGTGCTGGCGTATAGCCAGAAGCTTTTTGGCGGCCTGACCAATAACGGCGACCTTGCCGAACCGCAACCCGTAAATCTGGCCGATGCTTCGGGCGGGCCGCGGGTAGAGGTTATCTACGGCCCCTGGAGCAAGGTTTATATGGGTATGGCTTTTCCCGTACCCGGCCTGCGCGACCTGCGTTCTGTGGATCTGGATGTGCTCTGCTATCTCCTGGGTGGCGACGGTACATCCGAACTGTACCGCAAGTTCAAATATGAAAAACAGATGGTAGACAGCATCGGCATGGGCAACATGAGCCTGTCCCGTGCTGGTCTTGTCTATCTGAGCGCCCAGCTTGATGTGGACAAGGTGGAGCCCTTCTGGCGTGAACTGACCAGGGACATGGCGGCCCTCAAGGCCGGGCAGTTCAGGCCGGAAGCCATTGAGCGGGCCAGGTTCAACCTTGAGGATAATATGGACAGGGCAGGCGAGACCCTCAATGGTCTTGCTTCATGGCTCGGCACTGTACAGTTTGAACTGGGGGGCAAACAGGCCGAGATGAACCTGCGTTTTGCCCAGCGCAATGTGGATGTACCACAACTGGCTCAGGCCCTTGAGCTGTGGCTCAACCCCCGGCAGGCGCGTGTGCGCGTGCTGGCCCCGGAAGGAGCGAAGCTTCCTGACCTGGAGGCCATCCTGCAGCAGAACTGGCCCGGGCCTGAAAGTGATCAGGTGCGAAAGGCACGGGCTTCAAAGGCGGGCGAGCGCGAAGTGGTACAGCTGGGCGCTGGCCGCACCCTCATTTTGCAACCTGACGCCACGGTTCCCTACGTGGCCGTTGATATGATGCTCCCGGGCGGCAACGCTTTACTCAAGCCAGATTGCCAAGGACTTGCTGGTCTTACGGCCCGCGCGCTTACCTCGGGCATCGGCACGCTGGACGCCCAGGGTGTGGAACGCTTTTTTTCCGACCGCGCAGCGGCCATAGATGCCAGTGCCGGGCTGCAGAGCTTTACCGTCTCCATTACCGGCCCGGCGCGCTTCAATGCAGACTATTTCGCCATACTGGGCGAAGCGTTGCGCAGCCCCAGGTTTGAAGAAAAGGAAATACGACGTGAAGCGGACAATATGAAAGCCGCCATACGTCAACGGTCCGACAGGCCTTCGTCCTACCTGTTTTCCAAGCTCAACGGATTTCTTTTCCCTGGCGGCCAACCTTACGGCTATGACGGCCTGGGTAATGCGGAAAACCTCGACCGTTTTGGGGGCAAGGATGTACGCGCCTTCTGGCAGGAACAGATGGGACAGCCCTGGGTCCTTTCCATAGCCGGAGACTTCGACCGTGAGGCCGTGCTGGCCTTAGCCCGGTCCCTGCCTGTACCCCGCACAGATATCCCCGCGCCGGGCGCTCCGGCATGGGGGCATGATAAAAAACTCGACCTGCACCTCCCCGGCCGCAATCAGGCGCATGTGCTCCAGGTTTTCAAGGCTGTGCCGCCTACCCATGAGGATGCGCCGGCCCTGATGCTGCTTCAGGCCGTGCTTTCCGGTCAGAGCGGTCTGCTGTTCAGCCAGTTGAGAGATGTGGAAGGCCTGGGTTACACGGTGACGGCTTTTTATCGCAGTATGCCCGAAGCAGGAATGATGGCTTTTTACATAGGCACTACTCCGGACAAAGTGGAGCAGGCCCGTAAAGGTTTTGGCAAGATTATTGCCGACATCAAGACAAAACCCCTGTCGGCTGCGCAACTGGAGGCCGGGGCAAACCGTCTGCTTGGCGCATACTTTCGCGAACGGCAAAGCCTGGGCGCACGGGCTGCGGATGCCGCCGGTGATGCCCTTTTGCGCCGCCCCTATGACTTTGACCGCCAGCTTATTGAAAAGGCCGCAACCCTGACGCCTGCTCAGGTGCAGGCCGTGGCCAGGAAATATCTGGAGCAGGAAAACGCTTACGAACTGGTGCTCTTGCCCTGA
- a CDS encoding anaerobic ribonucleoside triphosphate reductase — protein sequence MPASIIKRDGTAVPFDSVKILNAITKANQAVGGEDMSPTDLLFVTEKVCKKLNERGLKHVEEIQDVVEESLIQYDYAKTAKAYILYRAEHTKIRNAESYLMDIYKKLTYSAAIHEDIKRENANIDGDTAMGTMLKYGSEGSKFFIDNYILPKDASAAHIHGDIHIHDKDFYMLTETCCQIDLIPLFKNGFSTGHGYLREPNSIESYSALACIAIQANQNEMHGGQSVPHFDFAMAEGVVKTYRKEYERAFSSFVRIVLHVDAREAAAFTEKLLAEAALCPRLGSVDALCRRLGEVAPEGQEAMVAEAHAYAVEEALKYTERRTYQAMEALIHNLNTMNSRAGAQVPFSSINYGTDVSAEGRMVTKNLLKATKAGLGNGETSIFPVQIFKVKSGVNYNSEDPNYDLFKLAIDVSAMRLFPNFSFLDAPYNLQYYKPGDYNTEVAYMGCRTRVLGNVYDKDREVTCGRGNLSFTSVNLPRLGLEAQGDIKRFYALLDDRIDLVFRQLMHRFKVQCSKKVRNYPFLMGEGIWLDSGKLDWDDSVEEVLKHGTLTMGFIGLAETLKALLGVHHGESEEAQKLGLEIVRHMRKRCDEEAEKTKLNFSLIATPAESLSGRFVGLDKAKFGSIPGITDKDYYTNSFHVPVYYPIKAFKKIQIEAPYHAMTNAGHITYVELDGDTCKNPEAFESIIRFMHDNGVGYGSVNHPLDRDPLCGYVGVINGCCPRCGRKEGEGISPELLEELRKKYPHIPKWN from the coding sequence ATGCCCGCCAGCATCATCAAGCGCGATGGCACGGCAGTGCCCTTTGATTCAGTCAAGATCCTCAACGCCATCACCAAGGCCAATCAGGCTGTGGGGGGCGAGGATATGTCCCCCACTGACCTTTTATTCGTCACCGAAAAAGTTTGCAAAAAGCTGAATGAACGTGGTCTGAAGCACGTTGAAGAAATTCAGGACGTGGTTGAAGAATCATTGATTCAGTATGATTACGCCAAAACCGCCAAGGCCTACATCCTGTATCGTGCCGAGCATACGAAAATTCGCAATGCGGAATCGTATCTCATGGATATTTATAAAAAGCTGACGTATTCCGCCGCCATCCATGAGGATATCAAGCGCGAAAACGCCAATATTGACGGCGATACGGCCATGGGCACCATGCTCAAATACGGCTCCGAAGGGTCAAAATTTTTCATAGATAACTATATCTTACCCAAAGACGCTTCGGCAGCCCATATTCACGGTGATATTCATATTCACGACAAAGATTTCTATATGCTCACGGAAACGTGCTGCCAGATAGATCTTATCCCCCTGTTTAAAAATGGTTTTTCTACTGGGCACGGGTATTTGCGTGAACCGAATTCCATTGAAAGCTATTCGGCCCTGGCCTGCATAGCCATTCAGGCCAACCAGAATGAAATGCACGGCGGTCAGAGCGTGCCTCATTTCGACTTTGCCATGGCCGAGGGGGTTGTAAAAACCTACCGCAAGGAATACGAGCGCGCTTTTTCTTCTTTTGTGCGCATTGTCTTGCATGTGGACGCAAGAGAAGCGGCTGCCTTTACTGAAAAGCTGCTTGCTGAGGCGGCGCTGTGCCCCCGTCTCGGCTCTGTGGACGCGCTGTGCCGCCGTCTTGGCGAAGTTGCCCCCGAAGGGCAGGAGGCCATGGTGGCCGAAGCCCACGCCTACGCTGTTGAAGAAGCCCTCAAATACACCGAACGCCGCACCTATCAGGCTATGGAAGCCCTTATCCATAACCTGAATACTATGAATTCCCGTGCGGGCGCCCAGGTGCCTTTCAGCTCCATCAACTATGGTACGGACGTTTCAGCCGAAGGGCGCATGGTCACAAAAAACCTGCTCAAAGCCACCAAGGCCGGATTGGGGAATGGAGAAACCTCCATCTTTCCCGTGCAGATTTTCAAGGTCAAGTCCGGGGTCAACTATAACAGCGAAGATCCCAACTACGATCTTTTCAAACTGGCCATAGACGTTTCAGCCATGCGGCTTTTCCCGAACTTCAGCTTCCTGGATGCCCCTTATAACCTTCAGTACTACAAGCCCGGTGACTACAATACCGAAGTGGCCTATATGGGCTGCCGCACGCGTGTGCTCGGCAACGTGTACGACAAGGACCGTGAGGTCACCTGCGGGCGGGGCAATCTGAGCTTCACCTCTGTGAATCTGCCCCGTCTGGGACTGGAAGCCCAAGGTGATATAAAAAGGTTTTACGCCCTGCTTGACGACAGGATTGACCTGGTTTTTCGTCAGCTCATGCACAGGTTTAAAGTGCAGTGCTCAAAGAAGGTGCGCAACTATCCCTTTCTGATGGGCGAAGGTATCTGGCTTGATTCCGGCAAGCTTGACTGGGATGACAGCGTGGAAGAAGTGCTCAAGCACGGTACGCTGACCATGGGCTTTATCGGTCTGGCTGAAACTCTCAAGGCTCTGCTTGGCGTGCACCACGGCGAAAGCGAGGAAGCGCAGAAACTTGGTCTGGAGATCGTCCGCCACATGCGCAAACGTTGCGATGAAGAAGCGGAAAAAACCAAGCTGAATTTCTCTCTTATCGCCACCCCGGCAGAAAGCCTCAGCGGTCGTTTTGTGGGGCTGGATAAGGCCAAGTTCGGCAGTATCCCCGGTATTACGGACAAGGATTACTACACCAACTCCTTTCATGTGCCGGTGTACTATCCGATCAAGGCTTTCAAAAAGATTCAGATCGAGGCCCCTTACCACGCTATGACCAATGCGGGCCACATCACCTATGTGGAGCTGGACGGCGATACGTGCAAAAATCCAGAAGCTTTTGAAAGCATTATCCGCTTCATGCACGATAATGGCGTGGGCTATGGCTCGGTCAATCATCCCCTTGACCGCGACCCCCTGTGCGGCTACGTGGGCGTGATTAACGGTTGCTGCCCGCGATGCGGCCGCAAGGAAGGCGAGGGCATCAGCCCGGAATTGTTGGAAGAACTGCGGAAAAAATATCCGCATATTCCCAAGTGGAACTAG
- the nrdD gene encoding anaerobic ribonucleoside-triphosphate reductase, producing MLMKSRLYEEVKPTQTLVGQGMGFERTRRITGYLVGTLDRFNNAKRAEERDRVKHA from the coding sequence ATGTTGATGAAGTCGCGTCTGTACGAGGAAGTGAAGCCCACACAAACGCTGGTGGGGCAGGGCATGGGCTTTGAACGCACCCGCCGTATCACCGGCTATCTCGTGGGTACGCTTGATCGCTTCAATAATGCCAAGCGCGCCGAGGAGCGCGACCGGGTAAAGCATGCCTGA
- the nrdG gene encoding anaerobic ribonucleoside-triphosphate reductase activating protein codes for MPEDVMSQPLRLSGIVEESIVDGPGLRYVLFTQGCPHRCRGCHNPQTHSLEGGFLFTTKAALEQFDGNPLLAGVTLSGGEPFLQAAPLCAVAQGVHERGKTVVTYTGYTFETLQEMAVHDPWITRLLDLTDLLIDGPYVEELRDMELRFRGSANQRLLDRSERKRLVAGLPVFTT; via the coding sequence ATGCCTGAAGATGTGATGTCGCAGCCCTTGCGCCTGTCCGGCATTGTGGAGGAATCCATAGTGGATGGGCCGGGGCTGCGATATGTGCTTTTTACCCAGGGCTGTCCCCATCGCTGCCGGGGTTGCCATAATCCGCAAACGCACAGCCTTGAGGGTGGCTTTCTTTTTACAACAAAGGCTGCTCTTGAGCAGTTTGATGGAAATCCGCTGCTTGCGGGGGTGACCCTTTCTGGCGGGGAGCCTTTTTTACAGGCCGCTCCTTTATGTGCCGTGGCCCAGGGCGTACATGAAAGGGGCAAAACGGTGGTTACCTATACAGGGTATACATTTGAAACCCTGCAAGAAATGGCTGTTCATGACCCCTGGATTACGCGTTTGCTGGACCTGACGGACCTGCTGATTGACGGGCCGTATGTGGAAGAACTGCGGGATATGGAATTGCGTTTCAGAGGCAGCGCCAACCAGCGGCTTCTGGACAGGTCTGAGCGCAAACGCCTTGTGGCGGGTTTGCCTGTTTTCACAACATGA
- a CDS encoding bacteriohemerythrin, whose protein sequence is MIGRLHKISYTLTGVPVIDGQHKLLLSYINKLHRGIMQAEASDLLLEILDALAGYAFTHFNTEEIFFAHSDYPAAKAHIEIHQQFRDKVLLFRESVLEGKSGVDLALLDFLKTWLVEHIQGMDVSFAPYVAPKHGAKKPDEEDAATNTEAT, encoded by the coding sequence ATGATTGGCCGATTACACAAAATTTCTTACACCCTCACTGGCGTTCCTGTTATTGACGGACAGCACAAGCTGCTGCTTTCATACATTAACAAATTGCATCGGGGCATCATGCAGGCCGAGGCTTCTGATCTCTTGCTGGAAATACTTGATGCCTTGGCCGGCTACGCCTTTACCCACTTCAATACGGAAGAAATTTTCTTCGCCCACTCCGATTACCCGGCGGCAAAGGCACATATTGAAATACACCAGCAGTTCAGGGATAAGGTTCTTCTTTTCCGCGAATCCGTGCTTGAAGGCAAATCAGGTGTGGACCTTGCCCTGCTGGACTTTCTGAAGACCTGGCTTGTGGAGCATATTCAGGGTATGGACGTTTCTTTCGCTCCCTATGTGGCCCCGAAGCATGGCGCGAAAAAACCTGATGAAGAAGACGCTGCGACCAACACAGAAGCAACATAG
- a CDS encoding IS30 family transposase: protein MGYAHLAREERYYICQAVKSGTSLRAIAKAIGRSVSTVSRELARNTGARGYRYRQAHKRSQKRQTSKGKKRIGLEVWTYVEQCLHQDFSPEQISGVLKRKGFALSHEWIYQYILADKKRGGTLHSHLRCQRKRKRRYGKPDRRGQIKGRISIDIRPSIVAERSRLGDWEADTVEGSKGGPVLVTLAERKSRLFLFGKAPNKSASEVRRVIEGLLTPIKDFVQTITYDNGKEFSYHADVSATLEAQGFFAHPYHSWERGLNENSNGLLRQYFPKGVSLASVTQDEIIAAMCRLNWRPRKCLGFKTPYEVFLEDANTQGLGVAL from the coding sequence ATGGGCTATGCACACCTTGCCAGGGAAGAACGGTACTACATCTGCCAGGCAGTGAAAAGTGGAACGTCACTGAGGGCCATAGCCAAAGCGATAGGCCGTAGCGTCTCAACTGTAAGCCGCGAACTTGCGCGAAATACCGGGGCGCGTGGCTACCGCTACAGGCAGGCACACAAGCGCAGTCAGAAAAGGCAGACCAGTAAAGGGAAGAAGCGCATTGGCCTTGAGGTATGGACGTATGTTGAACAGTGTCTGCACCAGGACTTCAGTCCGGAGCAAATCTCTGGAGTTCTCAAACGCAAAGGTTTTGCCCTCAGTCATGAATGGATTTACCAGTACATTCTGGCGGACAAAAAACGAGGAGGAACGCTGCACAGCCATTTGCGCTGCCAGCGCAAACGCAAACGACGATATGGCAAACCCGACAGACGAGGTCAAATCAAGGGGCGTATCAGCATAGACATACGCCCGTCCATTGTTGCCGAGCGCTCACGCCTTGGTGATTGGGAGGCTGATACCGTTGAAGGCAGTAAAGGAGGCCCCGTTTTGGTGACACTTGCAGAGCGTAAAAGTCGTCTTTTCCTGTTTGGCAAGGCTCCCAACAAAAGCGCCAGCGAAGTAAGGCGGGTCATTGAAGGACTCTTGACACCCATTAAGGACTTTGTTCAGACTATTACCTATGATAACGGCAAGGAGTTCAGCTACCATGCCGATGTGTCAGCTACACTCGAGGCTCAGGGATTTTTTGCGCACCCCTACCATTCGTGGGAGCGTGGCTTGAACGAGAACTCCAATGGCCTTCTACGCCAATACTTCCCCAAGGGGGTAAGCTTGGCATCGGTCACGCAAGATGAGATCATAGCGGCAATGTGCCGCTTGAACTGGCGGCCTAGAAAATGCCTTGGGTTTAAGACACCCTATGAAGTTTTTTTAGAAGACGCCAATACCCAAGGACTGGGTGTTGCACTTTGA
- a CDS encoding serine/threonine protein kinase — protein MSKKQLSAAQGVEVACILFTLNTDPEGMVRLAHSALLPPAYLEGPGAIRFCAEWRAFTHAVITAGLMQHAPNSVLMAYLRQTGNLLSRTSAPLNEECGQAAEHQETIAPEELESFVDGPFAGYMPLLAQGQQARCPDLFCQRLASETARAKGEASPPDDQSKARLAATMAMLVSAVWDKLENYEFLAD, from the coding sequence ATGTCCAAAAAGCAATTAAGCGCGGCCCAGGGCGTTGAGGTGGCCTGTATTCTTTTCACTCTCAACACGGATCCCGAGGGCATGGTGCGCCTGGCACACAGCGCCCTCCTGCCTCCTGCCTACCTTGAAGGCCCGGGGGCCATCCGGTTTTGTGCGGAATGGCGGGCCTTCACCCATGCCGTTATCACAGCCGGGCTTATGCAGCACGCTCCAAACAGTGTGCTCATGGCCTACCTGCGCCAGACAGGGAACCTGCTGAGCCGGACGTCCGCGCCTTTGAATGAAGAATGCGGTCAGGCCGCCGAACATCAGGAGACAATTGCCCCCGAAGAACTGGAATCCTTTGTGGATGGCCCGTTTGCCGGATATATGCCCTTGCTTGCCCAAGGGCAGCAGGCCCGCTGCCCGGACCTTTTCTGCCAGCGTCTGGCGTCGGAAACGGCTCGGGCCAAAGGCGAAGCAAGCCCACCCGATGATCAGTCCAAAGCGCGTTTGGCCGCGACCATGGCCATGCTTGTAAGTGCGGTGTGGGACAAGCTGGAAAATTACGAATTCCTGGCCGATTAG
- the queC gene encoding 7-cyano-7-deazaguanine synthase QueC has translation MSRQSPGRTTSSPLADQTALVIFSGGQDSATCLAWALDRFARVRTLGFDYGQRHAVELACRQNLREKLATLNPQWAARLDADCLLDIGLFRQLANTALTSTSPIEDKPEGLPNTFVPGRNLIFILHAAAWAYGLDIRHMVLGVCQSDSSGYPDCRDDSIKAMQVALNVGMDANFVLHTPLMWRSKKDAWTLAEVLGGANLVDLIVEESHTCYEGQRGQRHPWGYGCGQCPACRLRAAGYTEYLTEKSEAKERVCPKSN, from the coding sequence ATGAGCCGACAGTCCCCGGGCAGAACCACGTCAAGTCCGCTGGCCGACCAGACAGCCCTGGTCATTTTTTCCGGCGGCCAGGACTCCGCAACATGTCTTGCGTGGGCTCTGGACCGCTTTGCCCGTGTCCGCACACTGGGTTTTGACTACGGCCAGCGCCATGCCGTGGAATTGGCCTGCCGCCAGAACCTCCGTGAAAAACTGGCTACTCTCAACCCGCAGTGGGCCGCCCGCCTGGATGCGGATTGCTTGCTTGATATCGGCCTTTTCCGCCAGCTTGCCAATACCGCCCTCACCTCTACCTCGCCCATTGAAGATAAACCAGAGGGTCTGCCCAATACCTTTGTTCCGGGCCGCAATCTCATATTTATCCTGCATGCCGCCGCATGGGCCTACGGGCTTGATATCCGTCATATGGTCCTTGGCGTATGCCAGAGTGACTCCTCGGGCTATCCAGACTGCCGTGACGACAGCATCAAAGCCATGCAGGTAGCCCTGAATGTCGGCATGGACGCGAATTTTGTACTGCATACGCCCCTCATGTGGCGCAGTAAAAAAGATGCCTGGACCCTGGCGGAAGTTCTTGGCGGGGCAAACCTGGTTGACCTGATCGTTGAGGAAAGCCACACCTGTTATGAAGGGCAGCGCGGACAGCGGCATCCCTGGGGCTACGGCTGCGGGCAATGTCCGGCCTGCCGTCTGCGGGCGGCGGGATATACCGAATACCTGACCGAAAAGTCCGAAGCAAAGGAGCGGGTATGTCCAAAAAGCAATTAA
- a CDS encoding thermonuclease family protein, with protein sequence MFVSVLSRLGRHCAVVMVFGLLCLSLFFSSPSSSLSAETAGKRTSPDVPPATVAVTPPPATPTAVASSSGNIPDSIAQPDPAGPEVPGKESKNNSGQPAPAPSGMAADTAVGQLSDSTKIVSEDSTRGNADAPRAEPLPQPLGTVAHCFDGDTFKLTDRRVVRLAGIDSPELSKGRIKAQFFAREARDQLNTLTKGQQVQLLQAGVKHRDSHGRILAEVLLPDGTSLNEIMIRNGAAYFYPHQDLSPQLQERLRNLQHEAIAGRRGMWAFLLSQPVAKNTYLGNKESLRFFPADCAEAQHIRPRNRVYFGNLMDAFMAGYAPARVCSFWPVTP encoded by the coding sequence GTGTTTGTGTCAGTATTGTCCCGGCTTGGACGGCATTGCGCCGTTGTTATGGTCTTCGGCCTTCTTTGCCTGTCGTTGTTTTTCTCGTCCCCATCTTCTTCTCTGTCGGCAGAAACGGCCGGAAAACGTACCTCCCCCGATGTCCCGCCTGCTACGGTTGCCGTAACGCCCCCCCCCGCCACGCCCACTGCGGTTGCCAGTAGCTCCGGCAATATTCCTGACAGCATTGCCCAGCCAGATCCAGCCGGACCTGAAGTTCCGGGCAAGGAAAGCAAAAACAATTCCGGGCAGCCCGCACCTGCACCGTCCGGCATGGCGGCAGATACTGCCGTGGGGCAACTGAGCGACAGCACAAAAATTGTTTCCGAAGACAGCACAAGGGGAAATGCCGATGCTCCCCGTGCAGAACCGCTGCCTCAACCGCTTGGTACTGTGGCGCACTGTTTTGACGGCGACACCTTTAAACTGACGGACAGGCGCGTTGTACGGCTGGCCGGCATTGATTCGCCAGAACTGTCCAAGGGCCGCATAAAAGCCCAGTTTTTTGCACGCGAAGCCAGAGACCAGCTCAACACGCTCACCAAGGGCCAGCAGGTGCAGCTTCTGCAAGCAGGCGTCAAGCATCGCGATTCACACGGCAGAATTCTGGCGGAAGTGCTGCTGCCGGACGGCACGTCCCTCAACGAAATCATGATCCGCAATGGCGCGGCCTATTTTTACCCGCATCAGGATCTCAGCCCGCAGCTTCAGGAACGCCTCCGCAACCTCCAACATGAGGCCATAGCCGGGCGTCGCGGCATGTGGGCCTTTCTGCTTTCGCAACCTGTTGCCAAGAATACCTATCTCGGCAACAAGGAGTCTTTACGCTTTTTTCCCGCAGACTGCGCCGAGGCCCAGCACATACGCCCGCGAAACCGTGTGTATTTCGGCAACCTGATGGATGCCTTCATGGCAGGCTACGCTCCTGCGCGGGTGTGTTCCTTCTGGCCGGTGACGCCATGA